In the genome of Oncorhynchus clarkii lewisi isolate Uvic-CL-2024 chromosome 4, UVic_Ocla_1.0, whole genome shotgun sequence, one region contains:
- the LOC139406885 gene encoding ATP-sensitive inward rectifier potassium channel 12-like, whose product MSVVGAHSYCIVSSEEEGLRLGAMPAVTMGNGFGNGKIHTMRRKCRSRFVNKNGQCNVRFSHMDEKSQRYISDIFTTCVDIRWRWMFLMFTLVFVVSWLAFGLAFWVIALLHGDMDNPGGGDNNFSPCVLQVNSFVAAFLFSVETQTTIGYGFRCVTEECPSAVFMVVFQSIFGCIIDSFMIGAILAKMARPKKRAETLLFSNNAVIAMRDGKLCLMWRVGNLRKSHMVEAHVRAQLIKPRITEEGEYIPLDQIDINVGYDMGIDRIFLVSPLTIVHEIDEESPLFGISKQDLELSDFEIVVILEGMVEATAMTAQARSSYLSSEILWGHRFEPVVFEEKSQYKVDYAHFHKTFEVPSTPQCSAKDMAEIEDEDKDPTPTDNSFCYENELAFISRDEEEDEEGKQDMDKVPELERLEATVGLDQRSYHRESEI is encoded by the coding sequence ATGAGTGTGGTCGGGGCGCACAGCTACTGCATCGTGTCCTCGGAGGAAGAAGGCCTGCGTCTCGGTGCCATGCCTGCTGTCACAATGGGCAACGGCTTCGGCAACGGCAAGATCCACACGATGCGCCGCAAGTGCCGCAGTCGCTTCGTGAACAAGAACGGCCAGTGCAATGTGCGCTTCTCGCACATGGACGAGAAGTCGCAGCGCTACATATCAGACATCTTCACCACATGTGTGGACATCCGCTGGCGCTGGATGTTCCTGATGTTCACACTGGTGTTTGTGGTGTCCTGGCTGGCATTCGGCCTGGCCTTCTGGGTCATTGCTTTGCTTCACGGGGATATGGACAACCCGGGTGGTGGAGACAATAACTTCAGCCCCTGCGTCCTGCAGGTCAACAGCTTCGTGGCCGCCTTCCTGTTCTCTGTGGAGACCCAGACCACCATTGGTTATGGCTTCCGCTGCGTGACGGAGGAGTGCCCCTCGGCTGTCTTCATGGTGGTCTTCCAGTCCATCTTCGGCTGCATCATCGACTCCTTCATGATCGGCGCCATCTTGGCCAAGATGGCGCGGCCTAAGAAGCGTGCAGAGACGCTGCTTTTCAGCAACAATGCAGTGATCGCCATGCGTGACGGGAAGCTGTGCCTTATGTGGAGGGTGGGCAACTTGAGGAAGAGCCACATGGTGGAGGCCCACGTCCGGGCCCAGCTCATCAAACCTCGCATCACAGAGGAGGGTGAGTACATCCCCCTGGACCAGATCGACATCAACGTAGGGTATGACATGGGCATCGACCGCATCTTCCTGGTCTCCCCGCTCACCATTGTGCACGAGATTGATGAGGAAAGCCCCCTGTTTGGCATCAGCAAGCAGGACCTAGAGTTGTCTGACTTTGAGATAGTGGTGATACTTGAAGGGATGGTGGAAGCCACAGCCATGACAGCGCAAGCTCGCAGCTCCTACCTGTCCTCAGAGATCCTGTGGGGTCACCGCTTTGAGCCTGTCGTCTTCGAGGAGAAGAGCCAGTACAAAGTGGATTACGCTCACTTCCACAAAACCTTTGAGGTGCCGTCCACCCCCCAGTGCAGTGCCAAGGACATGGCGGAGATAGAGGACGAGGACAAGGATCCTACGCCCACCGACAACTCTTTCTGCTATGAGAATGAGCTGGCTTTTATCAGCCGGgacgaggaagaggatgaggaggggaaGCAGGATATGGACAAGGTGCCAGAGCTAGAGAGACTGGAGGCCACCGTCGGCCTAGACCAGAGGTCATATCATAGAGAATCAGAGATATGA